The sequence tatatatttaatcaatatcattgtacgtgtattttgatcatatatatttataattatatatattaatattaaaatacacttggacagtgtatgtgtatgtatatatatatatatacttagatcatatatatagtgaatatatatatgatctaagtatatataattattttttacactgttttaacatttattttatttatttcagacagcagggggagtacctgtcattccaggcactccccctgctggcaatgctatggacggctatgccgtccatgtgattgtgaggtccttgcaaggacctcgcccaggggggccgaagaggacggagggggactccctggtctcccaggtaagtccccataccgcgatcgccaggtaagtagaaaggacggtTTGGGCATTTTATGCCAgcctccggcgtttagagccggttccctaaggacggcatagaacgcccgccatccttaaggggttaacgtggggcaaacggggcagttgcccaaggcccagttactcctggggggcccaaaaacAGCTACACCGTGGGCCCTGCTGCCTGCAATTTCCTTTAGCTGCCccatggttgggggggggggggctattgggTGGGTATTTGTCAGCAGGAGCCCAACTGTGGCCCTTTAAAAGTGCAACCAGGACCCTTTCACGTCGACAGCATAGAAGtgacacttcctcccacagaTACTAGAGCCACGTGGGAGGGAAGAGGAGGCATTGAGGATGGGGGCTCGCACAGGATAGCCTCCCAACTACCCCAGcaagcacactggaccccagggaacacACCAAAAATGTGGAAACTGAAGGGTGGTTTTATTAAACTGGAAGGTGGCTTAATaaaactggagggtggctatgtgtaaattttgcatgtgtgtgtgtgttagtatgtctttcagcatgtgtctgtatgtgtgtgtgtcagtatgtctctgagtGCCACAGtatatgtcagtatatatatatatatatatatatatatgtgtgtgtgtgtgtgtgtgtgtcactatgtctgtcagtataggtatctgtgtgtgtcggtatgtctgtcagtgtatgtttctctgtgtgtgtatgtcagcatctctcagtgtatgtctgtttgtgtgtcagtatgtctgtcaataacTGTATACgtgtcagcatgtgtatctgtgtcagtatgtgtgtatacctgtgtatgtgcatgtgtttcagtgtgtgtgtgtgtatcacagtgtgtgtgtgggagtgtacgtgtatatctgcatacatctcagcattcaaatgctaaagctacacacaaatacacccctgcattcaatcttcaacactacatacaaaacacTCCTTTATTGAAACGTCAACACtgcatataaacacacctctgtgttaagCACCAAAATTATGTATAAACACATCCTTGCATTCAAAAAACagaactacacacaaatgcatgcttccATTTAAACGCTAAcaccacatacattcacacaaacatactccattcaaaaatatgattacattcaaacacacaaacactgctcagtactTATTAcagccctgcaagcatgggaaaatagtAGAGCCTCAGCTGTCAAAGTATTGTTGGAGTTACACGACaggtggggatctaccttttggccaccgtTGTAttagtggtggggggtgggggggtgcaaaacaattcttgcaccagggccttctctactttaaagggacactatagtcacctgaacaactttagcttaatgaagcagttttggtgtatagaacatgcccctgcagcctcactgctcaatcctctgccatttaggagttaaatccctttgtttatgaaccctagtcacacctccctgcatgtgacttgcacagccttccataaacacttcctgtaaagagagccctatttaggctttctttattgcaagttctgtttaattaagattttcttatcccctgctatgttaatagcttgtagACCCcgtaagagcctcctgtatgtgattaaagttcaatttagagattgagatacaagtaTTTCAGGTAATTTACATCTATTTgaaagtgaaaaaatttttttttcatgcaggctctgtcaatcatagctaggggaggtgtggctagggctgcataaacagaaacaaagtgatttaactcctaaatgacagtgaattgagcagtgacattgcaggggaatgatctatacactaaaactgctttatttagctaaagtaatttaggtgactatagtgttcctttaattctgctACTGCATTGGGTTGGAGGGTGAAACTGTATGCCAGCGAGTGGGCATGAGTGAAGGAGAAATATAAATTAACTTACAGGAGATGGAGTTGAAAAGCTCCTTTTAGTGGTGTTTCAggggtatgatccccaccaaaggATATTGCTGTGTGTCTGTTAATTTTGGTAGGTGGCCCAGAGATATacaacagaaaacaaaaatgcactatattgctgtttttctgtttttctatatACCTTAGAGAAGACACCGCATCACCTATATCCTTAGAGTGGGGATCATCCTTTCCACCCCGTCCCCCCAAAAAATAGCCACATATAAAGCTCCAATAAATATGAGTGTATtgcctcatttatttattttacaatactTGAGTATTATAAAGTATTACACCATATAGTGTTAATTTTTCTGTTCTGTTCTGCCActaacttctaaattaaacatactgaGCAACAAAGGAGTGTAAACattaggctgtgtaagtcacatgcagggaggtgtcacTAGAgctgtgtaaacaaagtgatttaactcctaaatggcagagaattgagctgtgagactgcaggggcatgatttgtacaccaaaactgcttcaataatctaaagttgttttggtgactataatgtcccttcaatttaaaagaacacttagcatcaaatgaaaaaaagattaaCACAAGTTAGAGTTgtggattttcaatgttttattcagtgatgTATTTTCTAAGAAGTgacagttctttaaccccttagtgaccgcggACGTACAGGGTGCATCATCcacaaaaaaaatgtcatcatattttatcattttttttatagtaaattatacgatatgataaaaataatggcaTCTTTAGAAAGagcatttaatggcgagaaaaacggtctataatatgtgtgggtacagtaaatgagtaagaggagaattacagctaaacacaaacaccgcagatatttaaaaacagacctggtcccaaacggtaagaaaatttaaaagtggtctggtcactaaggggttaatatcattCTAAAATGAATtaccataaaaaatatacatttaaaaaataaatatgtaaatcctAACAGCTGACATCAACggctatataaaatattaaaaactcaAAAGCATAACTCTAAGTATGATCTCCTGATCCGATTCTTTGACAGATGCCCCCAGTTCATTAATATTTGGAAAAACCTTTCCTGTAATCTGCTTATGTTCGAAAGCACAGATCTAATACCAGCGTGAGTGACTGGAGGGAATTTATAGTGCAAATGAGATATTAAAATGGGAAAATGCACCCAAAGACTATTTATAAAATAGTTTAGTTctctgtttttaaatgtacataaaCTTTGTAGGTGACTAGTAACAGTGAATATTCTGTTTTATGGCATATCTCACTAATGTAGAAAGTTTTAAGttacataaaaataatgtaaTCACGTTCGTATCCATATTTTTACTAATCAATATACTTAGCTTTTTAACTGTACCAGATCAGTTATACCGTTCTAGCTCTGGTAGTTGCTGACCTGtttttgtatttctatataaACCCAAGAGGTTACATTATAGCAGAGGAGAATGCGGTAAGGACAGTAGGTATACAACgcatgtacattttatttatatagtgttaaCAGGTGGACTTAGCATGTGGTAGTAAAGGCTGCAATGTCTCAATTCTTTTTCTGGACACTTTTGGATTCTGTATTCTGCCAaacagggtttaaccccttaagggccaaacttctggaataaaagggaatcatgacatgtcacacatgtcgtgtatccttaagggtttaaaagtGCTGCCAATGCCTAGGCTCTcggaggtaaaataaataaattaaaaaaattgtggtAGTTTCTTTGCAACCCTGGCTGTCATTTATTAATTAAGATCGCTATGGTAATGTGAACATCATGTGTTGTAAGGCTGGACTGTCAGTGTCAAGCCCTGCAGGATAGAATTTAGAATTCATAAATCTTCccgtccggaaaaaaaaacaaattattgaTCTGTCAATTCTAACGCAAAAAATCCACCTGAAATTTCAATGCACTCTTGCGCATCACCTTATATTCTCTGTAATTTGTGGCATGAATACAAATCACTGGGAtgtaccgcaaaggattctgggtgaggCCGGAATCATGCGTGCCGCTATAATTTTCTTACTTCGAAACGAACGTCTGctaaatttataaaatattaaaatatcctgTAATCGATACATCTGCTGGCTTTTCAGACAGCCATCTGTATAGATAAAATTATGAGCAGAGCGAAAACACCTGCCCCCCGAGCTAAAGAAAATGCAAAGCTTTGGACGCACACCAAGGATGATTTGCAAATGCTCCCGGCCGCCCTTTTTATGTTAAATCTTTTGTTTGAAAAGCCGGGGACACTTCTCTACACTTCCTGTTCTCTCATCCCAAACCTGACTCGACCACCTGTCCGGATGATATTTTGTATATACCCACAGAGCCACCTCCCCGTACAACTAGCAATTCATATCACAAGGAGATACACACAGCTGGTAAGGCTGCTTTTTGTCAGATCTTTCTAATAACCCCTTATCTTCATGCTTGCTGTAACTGGGTGTGAGTCGCTgtgttctaaatacacacacagagacaccctACGTTATATTTTCCTTAGGGATGCAATTAAGGCACAATCCTTTAGACAGGTAGCTATGGCAGCCAAACAGCGCATGTGATTAGCTTCAACCAGCAATAAAATGGTAAAAATATACCGGATAACTAATGACTTTCTTGCTGCAACTGAGGccatccctatttttttttttcccaatctcTTTTCGCTTTCCTCTACAGCACAACCTGCTATTTAATGCAGAGAGCATTGTAAGTGCTTACCACAAGAGCCAGATTCAACCTCTCTCTATAAACCTCATAATTCTTCGAGCTTTATCCCCGGCTATAAAATCTCATCCTCtggaagaaagggaaaaaaaaaatcgcacTATTTTGCTATCTGTCACAACAGGATTGTCGGTACATTAACAGATTACATTCTGGGTTTCAGGCAGATTTTGCAGGATTTCATTTGCTTAAAAGGCCACTCTGACTTTTTGGATGGCTCTCAAATAcatatctctctcttttttatgattaattttctccccctctccctgcttttgtttttcttcttcttaacACGGATTGGTATATATTTCAAGTaatattccccccttttttttttttagaagcggCAGACAGAAGAGGTAAGTGAATCTTCTTTCTCCTTTACATAGAATGTTTAGATAATAAAATTtgtgcttttttgtgtgtgtgctttttAACAAAATCAGAAGGTTCtattttttaatacaaaattATGTTCTTGTTTTTGCGGTTGTGAGTTACAGATAATTACATTTATAGGAAGACGAAGCATATAAAAGTGGATAAAAAGTTAATTAGTTCCACAGTCATCTAACATATAATTATAATGCTGATGACGATGTAAGTAAAGGAAAGATGTTAAGATTACTGGTATAACTTGCCAGAAGAACTTGCAATCTGTGCTATGTTGGAATTTGAGTGCAGATCAGTTTAACCCCAGATGTGTTTTCTGTGGCACTGGGCCTGTAGATTCAGTTTAGCCAAATGGATGGTGTACGTGAAATCTGCGTTCACAAATCAACCTataatttgttttctgtgtgcaaAGCACGGTTGTCACGTCAAAGTCACTGCATCAGTGTAGATCATCTGTTGTATGATCTTAAAGCTGCTGCATCTGTCGTGTCAGAGGGTTCTTGAGGTTCGTGAAAGTAACTTTGGTGCTGCAGGAGGAGTAGGCAAACTCTGGGGCTCCTGATCAtcagaactacatctcccatgatgcttatgGTGTTATAGGCCACAGCATTTGATCTGTCCCTGTTTAAATACCCCTGTGCAGTTAGTGTAAAGATCCACTGCCCACTACTCGCTGTCACTTAACAAGTCGAACAAAACTATTCTTGCTACATAACTCAGCTTCTGTAGATCATGTTTACTTACAGGAGCTGGATAACCACATCTAATACGCCTCTAAAAATTAAATCTATGTGGACTAAATTTATATAAAGACAGCAATAAACATGATTTCTAATTTACATGAATCGCCTCGACCTCCGCAAGTCCTTTTGATATGTTTGCTATTTTCTTCATCTTCGCGCACAGCAAAGTTAGCTTTTTGGGGTGGCAGCCATATTGCTTTTACAGCAGATTGCGATTGAGGCCTTTTAAGTTGCAGATCAATTATTGTAACTTGGAAATAAACCATTAAATGACATACTATTTTGTGAAATGTGATATCCGTTGGCTTGTTCGTTATACATTTCTTATAATCTtttgaaaaaaagatttattaaGAATGGTTTCCAATGCAGTATGCTGAAAAATGAACATGGCTGCTCCTTGTAAAATTACGTCTGAAACGTTTGCATAGACAACAAGATAgctaaaaaagtattaaaaaatatatatatgattttttccgCCCAGTTCTCTAATGATCAGACACATTTAGCTCAGGATTAGAAGCTTCTAAAAGATAGTGGAATTTCATTAATAATTGtggcagaaacatagaaacagagaatgtgacggcagataagaaccattcggcccatctagtctgcccaagtaAGATTAacaaattatgttattattaataGATAAATGGCAGTGAAAGTATATAGGCACACTCTTTTATGGCTTAGCATAATGAGCCTTATAGATCCATTGCAGCTCAAGAGCTACCTGCTGATTACTCCAGACATACAGTCTCTTTGATCAATCAGCTAAGTAGGACAAGTTGTGCGACTTGGCAAAACCACTGGCAACAAAATAATCTAATAGCATAATAATTGATGCCGGGTAGATTTCCCGGTTAAtgcaaatggattttttttttttttaccaactttTCCAACTATAAATGGGTATTATATCTTCATCAGTGGTGCACGAATTTATGGTGATATCATTTATTCTGCTTTCTTTCATTACGTAACTTCTAACTAACTTTAGTTTATTCACGAAACACCGAAAGGCAGGGAACTGAAAACTGAACATTGTCAGATTTAGGCCAAGTTAGCTAAGCCGTGACAAAACGcgagttggaatttttttttttaccaaattatcttttttttgcctgaattttgcaattcgttgtaatttactgtttagttaataaaccccttTGAGTCGCCCTTTTCTCGCCCCACGTATGATGCACGATATGTGTAAAATGAACAAGGTACCTGGAGGAATCTGCAGGAAACAGCCTGTCTCACATATGTTTATTTGAATTTAGTGGAATGTGGCTGAAATTTTCCAGAGCCAGGAATAGACAGCATTGCAGCAATTTCTGCaaaggaccaaaaaaaaaaaaaaaaatggaaaaaaaaatattctccgtTCCCCACCCTTACAGCGCAGATTTAAGATTCAGGACGATATTATATCTCATCTGCACTTAAAGAGTTAAACATGTCAGGATAGCGAATGGGACCCTTTCGCTCCTCCCAATTTTCCAATTGACTCCGTAAACAGGTTTGTTGTGTCTCTGGAGGTGGCTGAATGTTTTCCCTCCGGCTGTGTTGCTGTCATTAGGTTTCGTTTTGGCTAATTAGATGCAGAAGGGATTAATAGCATAATATGAAATGTATTCGCTTCTCGCTGGTATGGActcagtatatttatttatttatttattattgccatttatatagcgccaacagattccgtagcgctttacaatattatgagagggggatttaactataaataggacagtcacaaataaacttacaggaacaataggttgaagaggaccctgctcaaacgagcttacattctataggaggtggggtgtaaaacacattaggacaggaatttacaatcaaataaggtgggctgcccttttggagagggcaagagacaggtatgtgaggtaagggttagtcttggaggccataagctttcctaaagagatgggttttaaggcacttcttaaaagatgcaagactaggggagagtctgatggcggtaggcaggctattccataggaagggagccgcccgcgagaagtcctgcaagcgcgagttggccgtacgagtgcggacaacggacaggaggtggtcacgggcagaacggagagaccgagaagggacatacctatggatctgtgaggagatataagaggggctagagttgttcagtgctttataggtgtgagttagtaccttgaattgactcctatagcatacaggaagccaatgtaaggactggcagaggggtgaggtgtgagagaaacgactagagaggaaaatcaatctagcagcagcattcattacggactgtaagggtgcagtacggctattggggagaccaatc is a genomic window of Pelobates fuscus isolate aPelFus1 chromosome 8, aPelFus1.pri, whole genome shotgun sequence containing:
- the GNG13 gene encoding guanine nucleotide-binding protein G(I)/G(S)/G(O) subunit gamma-13 isoform X1 — protein: MTFLLQLRPSLFFFFPISFRFPLQHNLLFNAESIVSAYHKSQIQPLSINLIILRALSPAIKSHPLEEREKKNRTILLSVTTGLSKRQTEEAVTWTTELLLADKSTSKTSHHSAYKGPPNDSCFRIVPTLGNSNNSQIP